The DNA region CGAACTTTGTCACCGTGTGATAGCCGATGAAATACTCTTCGATATAGCGCCGGATGCCAGCGTGGCCGTCGAAGCGATGGCCGGTGGACGGGTCGTCGATCACCGCATCCGCTGTGAACAAGGCCAATGTCTTTTTCACGTCGAAGGCGTTGGTCGCAGCGATGAGGGCATTCGCGATCCTTCGTAGGTTTGCGGTCTGCTGAGTCATCCCATCAGGCCCCGTGTTGCCAGCTCTTGTAGACAAACTCCAGGCTGTAGCCATCCAGGTCCCTGACCTGCGCAGCGTAGTAGCGGGGATCGTAGTGAAGCTGCGGCCCGGGCGCATGGATCTCGGTCGCACCGGCGGCCAGGGCCTTCGCGAAGGCGGCATTCACCACGTCTTCGGAATCCGCAATGAAGCCAATGTGCACGGCACCGGGCGCCGCAACGCCTTGCCGTAGCCAAAACGACATGCGGCCTTTTGCGCCGAAACCCTTCAGGTCGGGATGGCCCACCGGGCCGTCCTTCCCGTCATAGTCGAGCCGGCTGGTGATTCCGAGGATGGGAAGCACTGTCTCGTAGAAGGCAACCGAGCGATCGGTGTCCCCCACGGTAAGAAAGATGTGATCGATCATGGGATGGCCCTCAGACGACGTAGCCGCCGGCGACTTCGATGTTCTGGGCGTTGACCCAGCCACCGTCCACGGTCAGCAGCGACGCGATCGCACGAGCCACTTCTTCTGGCTCGCCCACGCGCCCGAGGGCGGTTTGAGAGGCAAGCAGCGCCTCGAACTCAGTGTTCAGTCCCCCGCCGAGTTCGGTGCGGATGGGTCCCGGCGATACCGAGTTGGCCCGGATGCGGCGTTCGCCGAA from Luteibacter mycovicinus includes:
- a CDS encoding VOC family protein — translated: MIDHIFLTVGDTDRSVAFYETVLPILGITSRLDYDGKDGPVGHPDLKGFGAKGRMSFWLRQGVAAPGAVHIGFIADSEDVVNAAFAKALAAGATEIHAPGPQLHYDPRYYAAQVRDLDGYSLEFVYKSWQHGA
- a CDS encoding nuclear transport factor 2 family protein, whose product is MTQQTANLRRIANALIAATNAFDVKKTLALFTADAVIDDPSTGHRFDGHAGIRRYIEEYFIGYHTVTKFVSIKFLDDNRARVRVDFTGDFGRETGLLEISVDARGLILRIDASLD